A region from the Triticum aestivum cultivar Chinese Spring chromosome 3D, IWGSC CS RefSeq v2.1, whole genome shotgun sequence genome encodes:
- the LOC123079259 gene encoding glycerophosphodiester phosphodiesterase GDPD6 gives MRPSLCHVPFLLLLLLHVVIARPFFPLPSKTSNEEKKPIQTFRPYNIAHRGSNGEIPEETSAAYLRAIEEGADFIETDILASKDGALICFHDVTLDDTTDISGRKEFANRRRTYEVEWANVTGWFVVDFTLEELKTLKVKQRYSFRDQQYNGKFSIITFEEFISVALDASRTVGIYPEIKDPVFINKHVKWADGKKFEDKFVDTLLKYGYRGQYMSENWLKQPLFIQSFAPSSLVHVSNLTDSPKIFLIDDTTVRTQDTNQSYWEITSDDYLAYISNYVVGLGPWKDTIVPVAKNYLLEPTDLVARAHAHNLQVHPYTYRNENQFLHFDFHQDPYAEFDFWINTMGVDGLFTDFAGSVHKYQELKSPHPKDATANSLLGQGRISWTEPNGVVSGEPLKDKEDLRPHSSSSGRMEAAALARLPEYASTTAPLTGKRWSLPRAQRRSPRAAALAPGVASFSSASPTTRPPRIQRRGPGTKCAGRRRRADIQSDTYVLLEPGMDEEFVSKEELEVRLRGWLERWPGGALPPDLARFDTVDDAVSYLVRSVCELEVDGEVGSVQWYQVQIE, from the exons ATGCGTCCGTCCCTCT GTCATGTTCCTTTTCTTCTTCTGCTACTATTACATGTGGTCATTGCTAGACCATTCTTTCCACTGCCAAGTAAGACCAGTAATGAAGAGAAGAAGCCCATACAGACATTTCGACCGTATAACATTGCTCACCGTGGCTCAAACGGGGAAATCCCAGAGGAAACAAGTGCTGCTTACCTG AGGGCTATTGAAGAAGGTGCAGATTTTATAGAGACTGACATCCTTGCTAGCAAAGATGGTGCATTGATCTGCTTTCATGATGTAACACTTGATGATACAACTGATATTTCCGGCCGTAAGGAATTCGCCAATCGAAGGAGAACCTATGAGGTGGAATGGGCCAACGTTACTGGCTGGTTTGTAG TGGATTTCACGCTTGAGGAACTTAAAACACTTAAAGTGAAGCAGCGATACTCATTCAGAGATCAACAATATAATG GCAAATTTTCAATCATCACATTTGAAGAATTCATTTCAGTTGCCTTAGATGCAAGCAGAACCGTTGGAATATATCCAGAGATAAAAGATCCAGTTTTTATCAACAAGCAT GTAAAGTGGGCAGATGGAAAGAAGTTTGAGGACAAATTTGTGGATACCTTACTAAAGTATGGATACAGGGGTCAATATATGTCCGAAAATTGGCTAAAACAGCCATTGTTTATACAATCATTTGCTCCCTCTTCCCTTGTACATGTATCAAATTTGACAGACTCTCCGAAGATCTTTCTGATTGATGATACCACAGTGAGAACTCAAGACACAAACCAG TCATACTGGGAAATCACTTCAGATGACTACCTTGCATATATTAGTAACTATGTTGTCGGCCTCGGTCCATGGAAAGATACTATTGTTCCAGTTGCAAAAAACTATTTGCTGGAACCAACTGATCTTGTTGCAAGAGCGCATGCTCATAATCTCCAG GTACACCCTTACACATACAGGAACGAGAACCAGTTTCTGCACTTCGACTTTCATCAGGATCCCTATGCCGAGTTCGATTTCTGGATAAATACGATGGGGGTTGACGGATTATTCACAGATTTCGCTGGAAGCGTACACAAGTACCAAGAACTGAAATCTCCACACCCGAAGGACGCAACCGCGAACAGCCTCCTA GGGCAGGGGAGGATAAGCTGGACAGAGCCCAACGGAGTTGTATCGGGCGAGCCATTGAAGGATAAAGAAGATTTGAGGCCACACAGCTCCAGCAGCGGAAGGATGGAGGCTGCGGCCCTGGCCCGGCTGCCGGAATATGCCTCCACCACGGCCCCGCTCACCG GCAAAAGATGGTCGTTGCCCCGTGCCCAGAGGCGATCGCCCAGGGCGGCAGCACTGGCGCCCGGAGTCGCGAGCTTCTCCAGCGCATCTCCCACTACGAGACCACCGAGAATTCAACGCCGAGGCCCCGGGACAAAG TGTGCGGGGCGCAGGAGGCGGGCGGACATCCAGTCGGACACGTACGTGCTGCTGGAGCCCGGGATGGACGAGGAGTTCGTGTCCAAGGAGGAGCTGGAGGTTCGGCTGCGGGGGTGGCTGGAGAGGTGGCCGGGGGGCGCGCTGCCGCCGGACCTCGCGAGGTTCGACACGGTGGACGACGCCGTCTCGTACCTCGTCCGGTCGGTGTGCGAGCTCGAGGTCGACGGCGAGGTGGGCTCCGTGCAGTGGTACCAGGTCCAGATCGAATGA